A stretch of Lactiplantibacillus brownii DNA encodes these proteins:
- a CDS encoding Wzz/FepE/Etk N-terminal domain-containing protein, with amino-acid sequence MKVDLESIRRLIVRYSILIILFVIVFGGIGYTASKFLLNKTYTAQRQIMVKHKKQTETQIQIDISLMPNYSTIVKDPIILNEATGQLKKKYPELSEASLQNNTNAYTQYKSTIFVVQSQAKTERQAVDQVNTISRVFASKINTITNAGEIKLMAAAQSGNMQSPSDTSIALIGAVVGLLFGLLVVLMNSYKEQKKSRTSGSKNKLRG; translated from the coding sequence ATGAAGGTTGATTTAGAGTCGATACGACGGTTAATAGTTAGATATTCAATTTTGATTATACTTTTTGTAATTGTTTTTGGGGGTATTGGATACACAGCGTCTAAATTTTTACTGAATAAGACATATACTGCTCAAAGACAAATAATGGTTAAACATAAGAAACAAACCGAGACTCAAATTCAAATTGATATTAGTCTTATGCCAAATTATTCAACAATCGTTAAAGATCCGATTATTTTGAATGAGGCGACAGGTCAATTAAAGAAAAAGTATCCAGAGCTATCTGAAGCAAGTCTACAAAATAATACAAATGCTTATACTCAATATAAATCAACAATATTTGTGGTTCAGTCACAAGCCAAAACAGAGCGTCAGGCAGTTGATCAAGTAAATACAATTTCAAGAGTGTTTGCTAGCAAGATAAATACGATTACTAATGCAGGCGAGATTAAACTTATGGCAGCAGCTCAGAGTGGAAATATGCAGTCACCCTCAGATACAAGTATTGCACTTATTGGAGCAGTAGTAGGCTTGTTGTTTGGATTATTGGTAGTATTGATGAATAGTTATAAAGAGCAAAAAAAGAGTAGAACTTCTGGGAGCAAAAACAAATTGCGGGGTTGA